A single Denticeps clupeoides chromosome 7, fDenClu1.1, whole genome shotgun sequence DNA region contains:
- the nptx1l gene encoding neuronal pentraxin 1 like — translation MAAGARGLPWRLLLLSCFVAGGSAQDFGQTQFICTSVPKDVDLCSATLQNSVPGEDLKTTVMQLRETVLQQKETIMNQKETIRELTSKLTRCEGQSGGEAGDSRVGGRRKEPGSKNTMGDVSRGPSDTLSQLSQTLQSLKQRLENLEQFSRNNNSVQANSLKDLLQSKIDDLEKQVLSRVNSLEEGRPGLRNETEQRGRVESTLTSLHQRITDLEKGQKENRPLDKFQLTFPLRTNYMYAKVKKSLPEMYAFSICMWIKSNASPGVGTPFSYAVPGQANELVLIEWGNNPMEILINDKVAKLPFLINDGKWHHICVTWTTRDGVWEAFQDGVMRGSGENLAPYHPIKPQGVLILGQEQDTLGGGFDATQAFVGDMANFNIWDRKLSLGEIYNLATCSSKAQVGNVFSWMETSIEIYGGASKWTFEACRQLN, via the exons ATGGCGGCGGGGGCGAGGGGGCTCCCGTGGAGGCTTCTCCTGCTCTCCTGCTTCGTGGCGGGAGGGTCGGCGCAAGACTTCGGACAGACGCAGTTCATCTGCACGTCGGTGCCCAAGGACGTGGACCTGTGCTCCGCCACGCTGCAGAACAGCGTCCCGGGGGAGGACCTGAAGACCACGGTCATGCAGCTGCGGGAGACCGTCCTCCAGCAGAAGGAGACCATCATGAACCAGAAGGAGACGATCCGGGAGCTGACCTCCAAGCTCACCCGCTGCGAGGGCCAGAGTGGCGGCGAGGCGGGCGACTCGCGCGTGGGGGGGCGCAGGAAGGAGCCGGGCTCCAAGAACACCATGGGGGACGTGTCGAGGGGTCCGTCGGACACGCTGTCCCAGCTGTCCCAGACCCTGCAGTCGCTGAAACAGAGGCTCGAGAACCTCGAG CAGTTCAGCAGGAACAACAACTCGGTGCAGGCGAACAGTCTGAAGGACCTGCTGCAGAGCAAGATCGACGACCTGGAGAAGCAGGTCCTGTCCCGCGTCAACAGCCTGGAGGAGGGCAGGCCGGGGCTGCGCAACGAGACCGAGCAGCGCGGCCGCGTGGAGTCCACGCTGACGTCTCTGCACCAGAGGATCACGGACCTGGAGAAAG GACAGAAAGAAAACCGGCCGCTGGACAAATTCCAGCTCACCTTCCCGCTGAGGACCAATTACATGTACGCTAAAGTCAAGAAGAGTTTGCCAGAGATGTATGCCTTCAGCATCTGCATGTGGATCAAGTCCAACGCGTCTCCCGGAGTGGGAACGCCGTTCTCCTATGCAGTTCCTGGCCAGGCAAATGAACTGGTTTTGATCGAGTGGGGCAACAACCCAATGGAGATCCTGATCAACGACAAG GTGGCGAAGCTTCCGTTCTTGATCAATGACGGGAAGTGGCACCACATCTGCGTCACCTGGACGACGCGTGACGGAGTCTGGGAAGCCTTCCAGGATGGTGTGATGAGGGGCAGTGGGGAGAACCTGGCACCATACCATCCCATCAAGCCACAAGGGGTGCTAATCCTGGGGCAAGAACAG GACACCCTGGGAGGCGGGTTTGATGCCACGCAGGCGTTCGTAGGCGACATGGCCAATTTTAACATCTGGGACCGTAAGCTCTCTCTCGGGGAGATTTACAACCTGGCAACATGCAGCAGCAAAGCACAGGTGGGCAATGTCTTCTCATGGATGGAGACGAGCATCGAGATCTATGGCGGCGCTTCTAAATGGACTTTCGAGGCTTGCCGCCAGCTCAACTAA